From the Gramella sp. Hel_I_59 genome, one window contains:
- the ssb gene encoding single-stranded DNA-binding protein, with protein MSTLRNTVQLIGHVGNEPEIVNLESGKKLAKFSVATNESYKNSKGEKITDTQWHNIVAWGKTAELVENYVPKGKEIGIEGKLTSRSYEDKDGIKRYVTEVVCQELLLLGK; from the coding sequence ATGAGCACTTTAAGAAACACAGTACAATTGATCGGGCATGTAGGGAATGAGCCTGAAATCGTAAATCTTGAATCTGGAAAGAAATTAGCCAAATTTTCAGTAGCCACCAATGAAAGTTATAAGAATTCAAAAGGTGAGAAAATCACTGATACACAATGGCACAATATCGTTGCCTGGGGCAAAACTGCTGAACTGGTTGAAAATTACGTTCCGAAAGGGAAGGAGATTGGAATTGAAGGAAAACTAACCAGTAGAAGTTACGAGGATAAAGATGGTATTAAAAGATATGTAACTGAAGTCGTTTGCCAGGAACTTTTACTACTTGGTAAATAG
- a CDS encoding histone deacetylase produces MLKIAFHPIYKHPLPEGHRFPMEKYDLLPKQLLHEGTCEDENFFKPDLIDESLILRAHTATYVDRLKNLDLSKKEIRVSGFPLSQELVDREQIIAQGTIDACKYALEYGVSMNIAGGTHHAFSDRAEAFCLLNDQAIAARYLQDQNLAEKILIVDLDVHQGNGTAEIFQNDDSVFTFSMHGKGNYPFRKETSDLDIEIPDGTGDEAYLRQLKDVLPELIERTKPDFIFYLCGVDILETDKLGRLSCTIKGCKERDRFVLQTCHDLQIPVECSMGGGYSKEIKYIIEAHANTYRAAQQIYF; encoded by the coding sequence ATGCTCAAAATTGCCTTTCATCCCATTTATAAACATCCACTGCCTGAAGGTCACAGGTTTCCTATGGAAAAGTATGATTTGCTTCCAAAGCAATTATTGCATGAAGGTACCTGTGAGGATGAGAATTTTTTTAAGCCTGACCTCATCGATGAGAGTTTGATCTTAAGAGCCCATACTGCAACCTATGTTGATAGATTGAAGAACCTGGATCTTAGTAAAAAAGAGATCAGAGTCTCAGGATTTCCACTATCACAGGAACTTGTGGATAGAGAACAGATTATTGCACAGGGAACCATCGATGCCTGCAAATATGCACTTGAATATGGCGTCTCCATGAATATAGCCGGTGGAACTCACCATGCTTTTTCAGATAGAGCTGAAGCATTCTGTTTATTGAACGATCAGGCAATCGCTGCCCGCTATTTACAAGATCAAAATCTGGCTGAAAAAATTCTGATCGTAGACCTGGACGTACATCAGGGAAATGGTACGGCTGAGATCTTTCAAAATGATGATTCTGTATTTACATTTTCGATGCATGGAAAGGGAAACTACCCTTTTAGAAAAGAAACTTCTGATCTGGATATTGAAATCCCGGATGGCACAGGTGATGAAGCTTACCTCAGGCAGCTAAAAGATGTTCTACCGGAACTTATAGAAAGAACAAAACCTGATTTTATTTTCTACCTCTGTGGCGTAGATATTTTAGAAACCGACAAGCTTGGCCGACTCTCCTGTACTATAAAGGGATGTAAAGAACGCGACAGGTTCGTATTACAAACCTGCCACGATCTTCAGATTCCTGTGGAGTGCAGCATGGGTGGTGGTTATTCAAAAGAGATAAAATATATTATCGAAGCTCACGCCAACACTTATAGAGCTGCCCAGCAAATCTATTTTTAA
- a CDS encoding biopolymer transporter ExbD produces MIHKSILICLFTFFGREMLSQASAQETQPFYVNIFINAEETYYVKTERTKIENIEQKVSEIVRNKPFRIDQQIVYRIFADKNLPMAKLIDLDQKLSNAYSDNIRRERYLLNTVEMNIDGRNWFKSIDMNSLDQL; encoded by the coding sequence ATGATACACAAGTCTATTCTTATATGCCTGTTCACTTTCTTTGGAAGAGAGATGCTTTCTCAAGCTTCAGCTCAGGAAACCCAGCCGTTTTATGTCAATATCTTTATTAACGCTGAAGAAACCTATTATGTCAAAACCGAAAGAACTAAAATTGAAAATATTGAGCAAAAGGTTTCAGAAATTGTGAGAAACAAACCATTCAGAATTGATCAGCAGATCGTATATAGAATTTTCGCAGATAAAAATCTACCCATGGCCAAATTGATCGATCTGGATCAGAAGTTGAGCAATGCTTATAGTGATAATATCCGCCGGGAAAGGTATTTGCTCAATACTGTAGAAATGAACATCGATGGAAGAAACTGGTTTAAATCTATAGATATGAATAGTTTAGACCAATTATAA
- a CDS encoding DUF4174 domain-containing protein has translation MRNLTLLIILIFYGMTSKAQDLQQYQWENRIIVVYSNDTELDLVSKQLDLLTEEPKELSERKLILIQVHSNQYKTIFPENSEWVSSYLKDKLKISVKTEFEVFLLGLDGGIKLRQQEIVQTEKLFSLIDGMPMRKAEIRRKDQ, from the coding sequence ATGCGGAATCTCACATTACTCATTATTCTAATTTTCTACGGAATGACTTCAAAAGCGCAGGACCTGCAACAATACCAATGGGAAAACCGAATCATTGTCGTGTATTCTAATGACACTGAATTAGATCTTGTATCAAAACAATTGGATCTACTTACCGAAGAACCAAAAGAGCTTTCAGAAAGAAAACTAATACTAATCCAGGTTCATAGTAATCAATACAAAACAATTTTTCCTGAAAATTCAGAATGGGTAAGTTCATACTTAAAAGACAAACTAAAAATTTCTGTAAAAACTGAATTTGAAGTTTTCCTACTTGGACTGGATGGAGGCATTAAACTAAGGCAACAGGAAATTGTTCAAACCGAAAAATTATTCAGCCTGATAGATGGTATGCCTATGAGAAAGGCAGAAATAAGAAGAAAAGATCAATAA
- a CDS encoding CBS domain-containing protein: MGIKSFMGKRAEPEKPAEIPMLVRDYMTEKLITFRENENIMDVVEKLIKHGISGGCVVNDRNELLGIISEGDCMKQISDSRYYNMPMTDLTVGKRMISNVETIDGNMNVLDAAKIFIEKRFRRFPIVENNQLIGQISQRDVLKAALRLKSHTWSY, translated from the coding sequence ATGGGTATTAAAAGTTTTATGGGTAAACGAGCAGAGCCTGAAAAGCCTGCGGAAATTCCGATGCTGGTGAGAGATTATATGACCGAGAAGCTTATCACCTTCAGGGAAAATGAAAATATCATGGATGTCGTAGAGAAATTAATTAAACATGGCATCTCTGGTGGCTGTGTGGTGAATGACAGGAATGAATTGCTGGGAATTATATCTGAAGGAGATTGTATGAAACAAATTTCTGACAGCAGGTATTATAATATGCCAATGACAGATCTCACGGTTGGAAAACGAATGATTAGTAATGTGGAAACTATAGATGGGAATATGAATGTTCTGGATGCCGCGAAGATCTTTATTGAAAAGAGATTCCGAAGATTTCCTATTGTGGAAAATAACCAGTTGATAGGTCAGATTTCACAGAGAGATGTTCTTAAAGCTGCTCTAAGATTAAAATCACACACCTGGAGTTATTGA